The Lichenihabitans psoromatis genomic interval GAGCTTGTCTGCATCACTCAGTCTAAAGTGCCTCAGTTGATCTCGTACCAGCTGCGACCATCCCGCTCGGTCAGCGCGATCGCTGCGGAGGGTCCCCAGGTGCCGGCCGTATAGGGCTTCGGCGCCTCGTTCGAGGCTGTCCAGGCCTCGATGATCGGATCGACCCAAGACCATGCGGCCTCGACCTCGTCGCGGCGCATGAACAGCGTCTGATTGCCACGCACAACATCGAGGATCAGTCGCTCGTAGGCATCCGGATTACGCGCGCCGAACGATTGCTTAAAGCTCATGTCGAGCGGCACGTGCCGAAGCCGCATGCCGCCCGGGCCCGGATCCTTGATCATAATCCACAATTTGACGCCCTCGTCCGGCTGCAGGCGGATCACCAGCTTGTTCGGCTCCGGCGAGACACCCTCGAACACCGAATGCGGCACCGCCCGGAAATTGATCACGATCTCGGACAAGCGTGAGGGGAGACGCTTGCCGGTCCGCAGATAGAACGGCACGCCGGCCCAACGCCAATTGGCGATTTCGGCGCGGATCGCCACGAATGTCTCGGTGTTGCTGGCTTCTCCGAGTTCGTCGGCATAGCCCGGCACAGCCCCGCCGGCGGACGCACCGGCGCGATACTGCCCCCGCACCGTCATCTGCGCCGCGTTGGATGCGTCGATCCGCTTCAGGCTCTTCAGAACCTTCAGCTTTTCGTCGCGCACGGCATCGGCCGCGATCGAGGTCGGCGGCTCCATGGCGACGAGGCACAGCAGCTGCAGCATATGGTTCTGCACCATATCGCGCATGGCGCCCGCCGTGTCGTAATAGCCGGCGCGGCCTTCGACGCCGAGCTCTTCGGCAACCGTGATCTCGACGTGATCGATATGGGCCGAGGTCCACAGCGGCTCGAACAAGGCGTTGGCGAAGCGTAGCGCCATCAGATTCTGCACCGTCTCTTTTCCGAGATAGTGGTCGATGCGGTAGATCGCCTGTTCGGGGAAGACGCGACCGACGGATTCGTTGACGCTGTGGGCCGAAGCCAA includes:
- the zwf gene encoding glucose-6-phosphate dehydrogenase; the encoded protein is MTSRVIPVEPFTLVVFGATGDLSRRKILPALMHRDLAGQIPADARIIGVSRREMSDAEFRDMAREAVNSHVQADELKDDSLERFVERLVYVAADATSDAGWPDLKALLEERPNHIKVLYLATTPDLFGPISDRLGQQGMVDKNTRVVLEKPIGKNLASAHSVNESVGRVFPEQAIYRIDHYLGKETVQNLMALRFANALFEPLWTSAHIDHVEITVAEELGVEGRAGYYDTAGAMRDMVQNHMLQLLCLVAMEPPTSIAADAVRDEKLKVLKSLKRIDASNAAQMTVRGQYRAGASAGGAVPGYADELGEASNTETFVAIRAEIANWRWAGVPFYLRTGKRLPSRLSEIVINFRAVPHSVFEGVSPEPNKLVIRLQPDEGVKLWIMIKDPGPGGMRLRHVPLDMSFKQSFGARNPDAYERLILDVVRGNQTLFMRRDEVEAAWSWVDPIIEAWTASNEAPKPYTAGTWGPSAAIALTERDGRSWYEIN